The following coding sequences lie in one Aspergillus puulaauensis MK2 DNA, chromosome 3, nearly complete sequence genomic window:
- a CDS encoding uncharacterized protein (COG:G;~EggNog:ENOG410PMBC;~InterPro:IPR020846,IPR011701,IPR036259;~PFAM:PF07690;~TransMembrane:12 (i56-79o99-121i133-152o158-180i192-211o223-243i263-281o301-318i330-349o355-376i388-408o428-449i);~go_function: GO:0022857 - transmembrane transporter activity [Evidence IEA];~go_process: GO:0055085 - transmembrane transport [Evidence IEA]) — translation MTQPQAPLVSSVELHDNNENPDTTFPSPSDKDAQNDALLQASLAADSENPDGGYGWVVLFACVVIAWWYISISYTWGIFQIALLRQQQQQQQQEGRQHISASTLAFVGSLCPSFIASLAIPNAKLVRAVGPRATALIGMSVMGVGCILASFTTGHVGGLFVTFGVLCGVGNSMLFMVINVAPSQWFSKKRGLANGMIYAAGGLGGAVMSFVLDALIKGLGIPWAFRIQGLAMLGTGLPAAHLLRTRYPIPPTKMVEWTMFRDARFIVLFAAGAVTTFPLYVPPFFLPLYAEALSLSSDAGVSLVAGFNFASAVGRLGCGYAGDVLGSVNALLLAVTLNALTMLIIWPLSDSLGPLIPFVILNGMANGGFFAIMPTIISSIFGSARLSVAMGMIVTGWFGGYLLGPPIAGYILEATGDESSIRTYRPAIFFAGAMAAASVILVGAIRLLIDRELRKKV, via the exons ATGACTCAACCCCAGGCACCCCTTGTGAGCAGCGTCGAGCTCCACGACAACAACGAAAACCCCGACACCACATTCCCCTCGCCCTCCGATAAAGACGCCCAAAATGACGCCCTACTACAAGCCTCACTAGCCGCAGACTCAGAAAACCCAGACGGCGGCTACGGATGGGTCGTTCTGTTCGCGTGCGTCGTGATAGCCTGGTGGTATATCAGCATTTCATATACATGGGGGATTTTCCAAATAGCCCTACTCcggcagcaacaacaacagcagcaacaagagGGGCGGCAGCACATCTCCGCTTCAACACTAGCGTTTGTGGGCTCTCTATGTCCGAGTTTTATTGCGTCGCTGGCGATTCCGAATGCGAAGCTGGTGAGGGCGGTTGGGCCGCGGGCTACGGCGTTGATAGGGATGTCTGTTATGGGGGTGGGGTGTATACTTGCTTCGTTTACGACGGGGCATGTTGGTGGTTTGTTTGTGACTTTTGGGGTTCTTTGTGGGGTTGGGAATAG TATGCTTTTTATG GTCATCAATGTAGCCCCATCACAGTGGTTCAGCAAGAAACGAGGCCTGGCCAACGGCATGATATACGCGGCCGGGGGGCTCGGCGGCGCCGTGATGAGTTTTGTCCTGGACGCCCTAATAAAAGGCCTGGGGATCCCCTGGGCGTTTCGTATCCAAGGGCTCGCCATGCTAGGAACAGGTCTACCGGCTGCGCATCTCCTCCGAACCCGGTATCCAATCCCGCCAACTAAGATGGTCGAATGGACTATGTTCCGAGACGCCAGGTTCATCGTCCTCTTTGCCGCGGGGGCAGTCACGACATTCCCACTATACGTGCCGCCGTTTTTTCTCCCGCTATATGCGGAGGCGCTGTCACTCTCTTCAGATGCCGGGGTCAGTCTGGTCGCCGGGTTCAATTTCGCGTCTGCGGTTGGTCGTTTGGGTTGTGGGTATGCTGGAGATGTGCTGGGGTCTGTTAATGCGCTGCTCCTGGCAGTGACGCTGAATGCGCTGACCATGTTGATTATCTGGCCGTTGTCGGATTCGCTGGGTCCGTTGATTCCATTTGTGATCCTGAATGGGATGGCGAATGGCGGGTTCTTTGCCATCATGCCGACGATTATCAGCAGTATTTTTGGCTCGGCTAGGCTTTCGGTTGCGATGGGTATGATTGTAACGGGCTGGTTTGGGGGGTACCTCTTG GGCCCGCCAATCGCTGGGTATATTCTCGAAGCAACAGGGGACGAGTCCTCCATTAGAACCTACCGGCCAGCtatcttcttcgccggggcaatggcagcagcgTCAGTTATCTTGGTGGGAGCTATACGCTTACTGATAGACCGAGAGTTACGGAAGAAGGTTTGA
- a CDS encoding uncharacterized protein (COG:S;~EggNog:ENOG410PSJE;~TransMembrane:1 (o6-29i)) — MASRILPLIILFVVLAILAVVGFVVYSIVQDISDKTRDKMEKKNVMFTRDGMKVGVKEVNEEDYVDRSQSILVNMWNHTSFPAYKSRLWDMAGASSSSSNGNGGDAQQRRGHTSQ; from the exons ATGGCCAGCCGCATCCTCccgctcatcatcctcttcgtggtcctcgccatcctcgccgtcgtggGATTCGTCGTCTACAGCATCGTGCAGGATATCTCGGACAAGACACGGgacaagatggagaagaagaacgtCATGTTCACGAGAGACGGGATGAAGGTTGGCGTCAAGGAGGTTAACGAGGAGGATTATGTTGATCGGAGTCAGAG TATCCTCGTCAACATGTGGAACCACACTTCGTTCCCGGCATACAAGAGTCGGCTTTGGGATATGGCTGgggcttcgtcttcgtcttcgaatGGGAATGGTGGGGATGCTCAGCAGAGGAGGGG ACACACCTCGCAGTGA
- a CDS encoding VIT1/CCC1 transporter family protein (COG:S;~EggNog:ENOG410PHKX;~InterPro:IPR008217;~PFAM:PF01988;~TransMembrane:4 (o99-121i198-222o228-246i267-288o);~go_function: GO:0005384 - manganese ion transmembrane transporter activity [Evidence IEA];~go_process: GO:0030026 - cellular manganese ion homeostasis [Evidence IEA]) gives MAPLSFNPLDTRVHTANMSLSSIKGLLSSPTSTEYDVEKDSRLSSDGESANGDGKRRETKDPKLVDGRVISDAIIGLSDGMTVPFALTAGLSALGDTKVVVFGGFAELIAGAISMGLGGYLGAKSEEESYRATLKETEKQTIADPTSVTDTIHDIFTPYDLPPHLVSELTTHLTSSPNLASFLMNFHHTLPEPSGSRAVTCAVTIALGYFIGGFVPLLPYFFVGPTDAFLALKWSIATMVVALFIFGYGKTCFVSGWKGQRNVRKGVVGGLQMVLIGGVAAGSAMGLVKGFQALADSA, from the exons ATGGCTCCGCTGTCTTTCAATCCCCTGGACACGCGCGTTCACACCGCCAACATgtctctctcttccatcaagggcctcctctcctccccgacGAGCACGGAGTACGATGTCGAGAAGGACTCTCGTCTGTCCAGCGACGGAGAGAGCGCCAATGGCGACGGAAAGCGCCGCGAAACGAAAGACCCCAAGCTCGTTGACGGCCGTGTAATATCAGACGCCATCATCGGTCTTTCGGATGGCATGACCGTTCCCTTTGCCCTCACCGCGGGCCTCTCCGCGCTGGGAGACACCAAGGTCGTTGTGTTTGGCGGCTTTGCGGAACTCATCGCTGGTGCTATTTCTATGGGCTTGGGCGGGTACCTCGGCGCAAAGAGCGAAGA AGAATCATACCGCGCAACCCTCAAAGAAACCGAAAAGCAAACAATCGCAGACCCCACCTCCGTCACAGACACAATACACGACATCTTCACCCCATACGACCTCCCCCCACACCTCGTCTCTGAACTCACAACCCACCTCACCTCATCACCGAACCTCGCTTCCTTCCTCATGAACTTCCACCACACCCTCCCCGAACCCTCCGGCTCGCGAGCCGTCACCTGCGCCGTCACAATCGCCCTGGGCTACTTCATCGGCGGCTTCGTCCCGCTCCTCCCGTACTTCTTCGTCGGGCCGACCGATGCCTTCCTCGCGCTGAAGTGGAGCATTGCAACCATGGTGGTTGCGCTGTTTATCTTCGGGTACGGGAAGACGTGTTTCGTGAGCGGGTGGAAGGGCCAGAGGAATGTCCGGAAGGGCGTTGTGGGTGGGCTGCAGATGGTGCTTATCGGTGGGGTTGCGGCGGGGAGCGCGATGGGGCTTGTCAAGGGGTTCCAGGCGTTGGCGGATAGTGCTTAG
- a CDS encoding retropepsin-like aspartic protease (COG:S;~EggNog:ENOG410PSAN;~InterPro:IPR021109;~PFAM:PF13975,PF13650) translates to MELFGTIPALVTLVGQIQSLKREAQRHLQLTKSMIKGGRKIKAWVKKREYERQEIMRTIAFLECNGTHEAPKPPAKPKQYFVKGTVGGHSVEALPDSGADECFISNTLASNLGLSPTAGPEKRIYFANKTFVRSPGRVAVPWVFYGESKTHSLDCWILPHSIHDIVLGRPFLKATQTLKRFTSRIESRIVDGTRRLRLQLLQGEDDKAWKVWGYLNDRFTTAFPDTGSDMMLVSRTYAEELELDIDTRLESRVEVEFPDGSTAWTSGIIRDASWRIGSKTINRDFYVLDELCVDVVLSNEYLFNENVFSECDVYFFDAELDIPGDDTSLFCNIRLIGRYGENLNSLEEEYLEDSTSPEAFSDEKVQRELARRDKIRDAIDELPEDQRDTARRDEVERQRRWEQKRQIHRNTCHSQSTSQQKPSASHRTEVVHPGTGRFHLSTWKSRVKKKIGL, encoded by the exons ATGGAACTATTCGGAACTATTCCCGCACTTGTCACACTTGTCGGACAAATACAATCACTGAAACGAGAAGCACAACGGCATCTACAGCTCACAAAATCCATGATAAAAGGTGGACGAAAGATAAAAGCCTGGGTTAAAAAAAGAGAGTATGAACGTCAGGAAATTATGCGTACTATTGCATTCCTTGAATGTAATGGCACTCATGAAGCCCCCAAGCCACCTGCAAAGCCAAAGCAGTATTTCGTTAAAGGAACTGTCGGTGGCCATTCGGTAGAAGCTTTACCTGACAGTGGTGCCGACGAGTGCTTCATATCAAATACTCTGGCCTCGAATCTTGGCCTAAGTCCTACTGCTGGACCTGAGAAGAGGATATACTTCGCCAATAAAACGTTTGTTCGATCTCCGGGTAGGGTGGCGGTGCCGTGGGTGTTTTATGGTGAATCTAAGACTCACTCTCTTGACTGTTGGATCCTACCTCATAGCATCCACGACATAGTCTTAGGAAGGCCATTCCTAAAGGCCACTCAGACACTCAAGAGATTCACCTCACGGATCGAATCTAGAATTGTTGATGGGACCAGGAGGCTTCGGTTACAACTGCTACAAGGCGAAGACGACAAGGCCTGGAAAGTCTGGGGGTACCTGAACGACCGATTCACAACAGCGTTCCCTGATACTGGGTCTGATATGATGCTCGTATCGAGGACATACGCAGAGGAACTCGAACTCGACATCGACACACGCCTGGAAAGCCGAGTGGAGGTCGAATTTCCAGACGGAAGCACAGCCTGGACAAGCGGAATTATACGCGATGCATCATGGAGGATTGGATCGAAGACAATCAATCGTGACTTTTACGTCCTGGATGAGCTCTGCGTCGACGTCGTGCTGAGCAACGAATATCTGTTCAACGAGAATGTGTTCTCAGAGTGTGATGTTTATttcttcgacgccgaacTCGACATTCCAGGAGACGATACCAGCCTTTTTTGCAACATCCGTCTGATAGGGAGGTACGGAGAGAATCTGAACTCGCTAGAAGAGGAATACCTAGAAGATT CGACTTCACCAGAGGCGTTCAGTGACGAAAAAGTCCAACGGGAGCTTGCACGGCGAGACAAAATCCGTGATGCGATTGATGAATTGCCTGAAGATCAACGAGACACAGCGCGACGGGATGAAGTTGAGAGACAGCGGCGATGGGAACAAAAACGGCAGATACACCGGAACACATGCCACTCTCAGTCGACTTCACAGCAAAAGCCATCAGCGTCGCATAGAACAGAGGTAGTTCATCCAGGAACCGGGAGGTTTCATTTGTCGACATGGAAGAGTCGGGTAAAGAAGAAAATTGGGTTATAG
- a CDS encoding uncharacterized protein (COG:S;~EggNog:ENOG410PPP9;~TransMembrane:3 (i207-232o238-258i265-282o)), producing the protein MNGDASSNTGSYYAQQKEGFANVARWLSLDRDNEAFIYRRFNELSARNILYLQCELLDLEKKLNELDKRDASSDDMDLKDAARTWETFIQRFEKGNSEAVDRMELITKLRAKIKEYHETLLLQGEVSNLKHPNKRALEGYRYWFSKPYPALGGVAKTALDNEDDLVALNTPPEKDHLSRVLRRHWPAKEEISRDGLHRIGRFDEASISMAVAIINILVASFLLIGSIIGLYFASNDALKLALIAAFTALFALSIGLMTNARRAEIFAATAAYAAVLVVFVSGDISSSSPGSR; encoded by the exons ATGAATGGAGACGCAAGCTCAAATACAGGCAGCTACTATGCACAGCAGAAAGAGGGCTTCGCCAACGTCGCAAGGTGGCTGTCTCTCGACCGGGACAACGAGGCCTTTATCTACCGTAGATTCAACGAGCTTTCCGCGCGAAATATACTCTATCTTCAATGTGAACTCTTGGATCTCGAGAAGAAACTCAACGAGCTGGATAAACGAGATGCAAGCAGCGATGATATGGATTTGAAGGATGCGGCGAGGACGTGGGAGACTTTTATACAGCGGTTCGAAAAGGGCAATAGTGAGGCCGTGGACCGCATGGAGTTGATCACCAAGCTGCGCGCTAAAATTAAGGAATATC ATGAAAcactgctgctgcagggTGAAGTCTCAAACCTCAAGCACCCCAACAAACGCGCACTTGAGGGGTACAGATACTGGTTCTCTAAACCATATCCCGCTCTTGGGGGAGTAGCAAAGACGGCCCTGGATAATGAAGATGACCTTGTTGCCCTGAATACGCCACCAGAAAAAGACCATCTATCCAGGGTACTGCGACGACACTGGCCAGCTAAG GAAGAGATATCTCGAGACGGACTCCACCGCATCGGCCGATTCGACGaggcctccatctccatggccgtcgccatcatcaacatcctcgtGGCGTCATTTCTACTCATCGGGTCAATAATCGGCCTCTACTTCGCGTCCAACGACGCGCTGAAACTCGCTCTGATTGCTGCGTTTACGGCCCTGTTTGCCCTAAGTATCGGCCTAATGACGAATGCGCGCCGCGCAGAGATATTCGCTGCGACCGCCGC ATATGCCGCTGTCCTTGTTGTCTTCGTGAGCGGGGATATCTCAAGTTCGAGTCCAGGTTCCAGGTAG